Within the Gammaproteobacteria bacterium genome, the region GGTTTGTAGCATTTGATTTTGCAATGATCATGTTAAATCATTATGCACAATATCAAGGCGCTGAGCCTGTGAAAAGTGTCGCAATCGTTAAAGCTAAAATTGAAGCGCTGTTGCGCGATTTTAATCGTATCAATCCAGAATTTGCAGCAACACTAGAAACATATATTATTTCAAATACCCCATGTGTTGACCCAGTTGAAGATCAAGTAAGCTTTACGCAAGGTAAGCATCGCTTTTTTTGTGCCTGTTTGTATTCTCATCCAAAGATTCTTGAAGAAGATCAAAGAGTACCTTTGTTAGGCGGGGAAGGGGGGCGGCGGTCCTCCTTATGATGGAAAATGAAAGTAATGCTATGATTAAACTCTATCAATTTCCTTCTTACTGGGGTATGCCTAGCCCCAGTCCATTTTGTATGAAAGTGGAAACTTATCTCAAAATGACGGGGATTGCTTACGAGCCTGTTTACACCGGAGATCCAGCTAAAGCGCCTAAGGGAAAGCTGCCATATATTGAGATTAATAATACAGTCATTGCAGATAGCCATATCATTATTGAGACACTTGAGGCGCGGCAAGCACATCCCTTAGATGAGCATCTTACGCCAACAGAAAAAGCCATTTCTTTGATGACAAAACGCATGCTCGATGAGCATTTTTTTTGGGTAATATTGTATAGTCGTTGGGTGCCCAAGAAAAATTGGGCCATTATTAAAACCACTTTTTTTTCAAAAGCTCCCTGGTTAATTCGTAAATACTTGACGAAATCAATTCGAACACGTGTATTACGATCCTTGCGTTTGCAAGGCATGAGTTTACATACTGCCGAAGAAATTTATCAGTTTGGCGATAAAGATTTGCAAGCGCTCAGCATATTATTGGGAGAAAACCTGTATTTCTTTGGTGAAAAACCGAGTACGTTAGATGCTTGTGCATATGCATTTTTAGCAGCCATTATGCATGCACCGATTGAATCGCCTTTGAAGCGTGATGCGTTGAAATATAAAAATTTAGTCGCTTTGTGCGAACGGATTGATGCGGCGTATTTTACAAGTAGTTAGCTTTAGCTAAATTTAGCCATGTCAAACTTGGCCATTGCGCCATATTTGAAAAGTCATTATACTGGACGAAATTTTTCGAGCATGTTGCGGGCGGGCAAGTGGCTAAGTTAGTGCTTAAGTCGCTTAAGCGACAGGTAAATGTGATTGTGGTTATTCAGTGTGCAGTTGTATTGTTTTTAGCAATTGTATTCGGATTGATCAACAATCATCGAGCAGCGCTTGCGGTATTATGTGGTGGCTTGGCATATATTTTGCCGGGCTATTTTTACGCGGCACGTTTGTTTTCGAATGTTTCGCCGCATGCACTTGTGCGCATTATGTTTATTTTTTATTTAGGTGAAATGCTGAAGTTGATGGTAAGCATTGGGCTGTTCATTACACTGCTCCATGTTTTCTCTTTTCCGTTATTGCCTTACTTTTTAGGATATTTGGTGGCGGCGCTTTCTTTTTGTGTCGCGCCTTTGTGGTTAATGAATCGAACGATGGTTAGTAACGTATGACGGAAACTATTAGTACAGCACAATATATTGAGCATCATTTAGTGCATTTGGCGTATAACGTCAAAAGTGGGCAATGGCATGATGACGGTAGTTTTTGGGTGTTAAATGTTGATTCATTGCTCGTCGCTTGGGTGGTTGGGTTTGCATTTCTCTTCTTGTTTCGCTTTGCTGCAGTGCGAGTGACTTCTGCTGCGCCAGGTAAGCTGCAGAATTTTGTCGAAACTATGGTCGATTTTGCCCAAGGTTTAGTAAAAGAATCTTTTCATGGCAAATGTGATTTAATGGCGCCATTGTCGTTGACGGTTTTTTGTTGGGTTTTCTTAATGAACCTGATGGATCTCTTGCCCGTTGATCTTGTGCCGAGATTTTTAGAGTTGTTTGGCGTTGAACACTTTAAGGTTGTGCCAACCGCGGATCCTAACATGACGTTTGGTTTGTCTATAGGCATATTTTTATTAATTCTTTACTACAACTTTAAAATAAAGCGTCCCAAAGGTGTGTTAAAAGAAATGTTCACCGCGCCTTTTGGCATTTGGTTGTTCCCGATTAATATTATGTTTCGTTTAGTGGAAGAGTGCGTCAAGCCGTTTTCACTTTCTTTGCGATTATTTGGTAATATGTTTGCTGGCGAGCTTATTTTTATTTTAGTGGCCGCTATGTTGCCGTGGTGGTCGCAATGGCTTCCTGCCGGAGCATGGGCGATTTTCCATATTTTAATTATTACGATTCAGGCGTTTATTTTTATGATGCTCACGATTGTGTATCTGACAATGGCGCATGAACAACACTAGGTTTCGATATAACTGTTAGGAGAGAAGAAGATGATGATTGCTCAACTGTTTGCGCAAGTACAAGGTCTGACGGCGATTGCTGCAGGTTTATTTATTGGCTTAGCGTCATTGGGAACTGCGATTGGTTTTGGTTTGTTAGGTGGAAAATACTTAGAAGCGATTGGCCGCCAACCTGAATTAACTCCAATGCTAACTATGCGTATGTTTTTGATGGCCGGATTGCTTGATGCTTTCGCTGCGATTTCTATCGTAATGGGGTTCATTGTGATGTTTGCTGATAATCCTTTCTTGAAAGCGATTAAAGAAGCGGTTGCTTTACAAAGCGGTGCGAATTAGAAATAAGTAGGGGCGGGCCTTGTGCCCGCTTATTTTGAGAAATAGGTGGATGCATGAATATTAATTTAACCTTACTTGGACAAATGATCACGTTTGCTGTCTTCGTGTGGTTTACCATGAAATATGTATGGCCACCGATGATGAAAGCATTAGAAGAGCGACAAAAGAAAATTGCTGATGGCATAGCGGCCGCCGAGCAAAGTCAACGTGATCTTGAGTTGGCGGAACGAAAAGCACTTGAAATTCTTCGTGAATCGAAAGAAGGCGCGTCGCATATTCTTGATGCAGCGAATAAGCGTGCTGAAACTATTGTCGAAGAAGCGAGAGAAGTGGCTCGAGTGGATGGTCAACGCATAGTTGCGCATGCGCATGATCAAGTTCAGCAAGCGGTGGTAAAGGCAAAAGAAGAGCTGCGTTCACAAGTCGGCATGTTGGTGGTGATGACCGCAGAAAAAGTCCTGCATCGTAATATTGATGCAGAAAAACATCGCGATCTTATCGCACAAGCGATTGAAGAGATTTAAACATGAGTGAGCTGAAAACTTTGGCGCGTCCTTACGCAGTTGCGGCCTACCATTTTGCAAAAGAACGCAATCAGCTTGATGCTTGGTGTCACATGTTAGCGAATATTCGTGCGATAGTTTTGCATGAGAAAATTCAAAAAATATTGAGTACTCCTGAGCTTGATGAAGCGGTTTTGTTGAAGATGTTAAGGCCAGTAACAGAAAAATCTCTGGATGTTTATGGCTTGAACTTTTTTAAATTACTCATTGTTAATCACAGACTTGAATTGGCGCCGATGATTTTTGAATTATTTGAAGCGATAAAAGCGCAAGCAGAAAATATTATTTCAGTCGATGTGACAACAGCGATAACCTTGAATCACGCTGAACAGTCTGCGTTAATTGACAATATTGTGAAGCATTTAAAGCATAAAGTGCAGGCTTCTTTTCATGTTGACGATGCAATTATCGCCGGCGCGGTGATTCGCGTGGGAGATGATTATGTGTTGGATGGCTCGATAAAAACGCAATTAACGCGTTTAAAAACAAAGTTTATGTCTTAGGAATTTTAATCATAGGTGACGTTAATGAGTATGCAGCAACTTAATCCTTCTGAAATTAGCTCTTTAATTCAAGAAGGTATTGCCAATTTTGATTTCAGCGCAGAAAAGCGCAGTGAAGGAACAATCATCAGTGTGCGTGATGGTATTATACGTATTCATGGTTTGCGCGATGTTATGCAGGGCGAAATGATTGAATGCCCAGGTAACGTATTTGCGATGGCATTGAATCTTGAGCAAGATTCTGTCGGCGCAGTAGTTTTAGGCGACTATCAACATTTAACAGAAGGCGATATTGTTAAATGTACAGCACGTATTTTAGAAGTGCCGGTGGGTGATGCCTTGCTAGGACGTGTGGTTGATGCGCTTGGCCGTCCAATTGATGGCAAAGGTGCGATTGAAACTGAATTTTCTTCTCCTATCGAAAAAGTGGCACCTGGTGTCTTATGGCGTCAATCTGTCGATCAACCATTGCAAACCGGATTGAAATGTATTGATGCAATGACGCCTGTGGGTCGTGGTCAGCGCGAATTAATTATTGGCGACAGACAGACCGGTAAAACTGCAGTGGCTGTGGATGCGATTATTAATCAAAAAGGCACAGGCATTAAATGTATTTATGTGGCGATCGGACAAAAAGCGGCATCGATTGCTTCCGTTGTGCGAAAGCTAGAAGA harbors:
- a CDS encoding F0F1 ATP synthase subunit B: MNINLTLLGQMITFAVFVWFTMKYVWPPMMKALEERQKKIADGIAAAEQSQRDLELAERKALEILRESKEGASHILDAANKRAETIVEEAREVARVDGQRIVAHAHDQVQQAVVKAKEELRSQVGMLVVMTAEKVLHRNIDAEKHRDLIAQAIEEI
- the atpB gene encoding F0F1 ATP synthase subunit A gives rise to the protein MTETISTAQYIEHHLVHLAYNVKSGQWHDDGSFWVLNVDSLLVAWVVGFAFLFLFRFAAVRVTSAAPGKLQNFVETMVDFAQGLVKESFHGKCDLMAPLSLTVFCWVFLMNLMDLLPVDLVPRFLELFGVEHFKVVPTADPNMTFGLSIGIFLLILYYNFKIKRPKGVLKEMFTAPFGIWLFPINIMFRLVEECVKPFSLSLRLFGNMFAGELIFILVAAMLPWWSQWLPAGAWAIFHILIITIQAFIFMMLTIVYLTMAHEQH
- a CDS encoding ATP synthase subunit I gives rise to the protein MAKLVLKSLKRQVNVIVVIQCAVVLFLAIVFGLINNHRAALAVLCGGLAYILPGYFYAARLFSNVSPHALVRIMFIFYLGEMLKLMVSIGLFITLLHVFSFPLLPYFLGYLVAALSFCVAPLWLMNRTMVSNV
- a CDS encoding F0F1 ATP synthase subunit delta, whose amino-acid sequence is MSELKTLARPYAVAAYHFAKERNQLDAWCHMLANIRAIVLHEKIQKILSTPELDEAVLLKMLRPVTEKSLDVYGLNFFKLLIVNHRLELAPMIFELFEAIKAQAENIISVDVTTAITLNHAEQSALIDNIVKHLKHKVQASFHVDDAIIAGAVIRVGDDYVLDGSIKTQLTRLKTKFMS
- a CDS encoding glutathione S-transferase family protein, encoding MMENESNAMIKLYQFPSYWGMPSPSPFCMKVETYLKMTGIAYEPVYTGDPAKAPKGKLPYIEINNTVIADSHIIIETLEARQAHPLDEHLTPTEKAISLMTKRMLDEHFFWVILYSRWVPKKNWAIIKTTFFSKAPWLIRKYLTKSIRTRVLRSLRLQGMSLHTAEEIYQFGDKDLQALSILLGENLYFFGEKPSTLDACAYAFLAAIMHAPIESPLKRDALKYKNLVALCERIDAAYFTSS
- the atpE gene encoding F0F1 ATP synthase subunit C; the encoded protein is MMIAQLFAQVQGLTAIAAGLFIGLASLGTAIGFGLLGGKYLEAIGRQPELTPMLTMRMFLMAGLLDAFAAISIVMGFIVMFADNPFLKAIKEAVALQSGAN